A region from the Cannabis sativa cultivar Pink pepper isolate KNU-18-1 chromosome 9, ASM2916894v1, whole genome shotgun sequence genome encodes:
- the LOC115722707 gene encoding mitogen-activated protein kinase kinase 9-like encodes MPVVRRGRPHHLNLQLPLTKLSHARPPRISLPLPPTSSTAAATQFNWSSSSAPISAADLDKIQVLGSGNGGTVYKVRHKETSEIYALKIINDKSNSNFRSQLDTEMEILRRTDSPHVVKCHSIFQNPSGEFGIVMEYMDSGTLENVLKSEGALSESKVADIAKKVLNGLHYLHSHKIVHLDIKPANLLVNSKMEVKIADFGVSKILGRTLDTCNSFVGTCAYMSPERLDSLTYGENYDGYAADIWSLGVTLMELYMGQFPLLPPGQTPNWPTLMCVICFSELPSLPEGVSDEFRNFIDCCLQKESSKRWSASKLLSHPFLCKDSTIKEP; translated from the coding sequence atgCCTGTCGTACGAAGAGGACGTCCTCATCATCTCAATCTCCAGCTTCCCTTAACGAAACTCTCCCATGCTCGGCCACCTCGCATCTCTCTCCCACTACCTCCCACTTCCAGTACTGCTGCCGCCACCCAATTCAACTGGTCATCTTCCTCCGCGCCTATCTCAGCCGCCGATCTCGACAAGATTCAAGTTCTCGGAAGCGGCAATGGCGGAACAGTCTACAAAGTCCGCCACAAGGAAACCTCAGAAATCTACGCTTTGAAAATCATCAACGACAAGTCCAATTCAAATTTCCGCTCCCAGCTCGACACCGAGATGGAGATCCTCCGCCGTACGGACTCACCTCACGTGGTCAAATGCCACAGCATCTTCCAAAATCCATCGGGAGAGTTTGGTATAGTCATGGAGTATATGGATTCAGGAACCTTAGAGAATGTTCTCAAATCGGAAGGAGCTTTGTCTGAATCCAAAGTTGCTGACATAGCAAAGAAAGTCCTCAACGGTCTTCACTACCTTCACTCCCACAAAATTGTTCATCTTGATATCAAACCAGCCAATCTCTTAGTGAATTCAAAAATGGAAGTTAAGATTGCCGATTTCGGGGTAAGCAAAATCCTCGGCCGTACTTTGGATACTTGCAATTCTTTCGTTGGAACGTGTGCTTACATGAGTCCAGAGAGGTTGGATTCGCTGACTTATGGCGAAAATTACGACGGTTACGCTGCAGATATCTGGAGTTTGGGTGTCACTCTAATGGAGCTATATATGGGTCAATTTCCGCTACTTCCGCCAGGTCAGACACCTAATTGGCCTACTTTGATGTGCGTTATATGTTTTAGTGAGCTGCCAAGTTTGCCGGAAGGCGTTTCTGATGAGTTTAGAAACTTCATTGACTGTTGTTTGCAAAAGGAATCAAGTAAAAGGTGGTCTGCGTCGAAGTTGTTGTCTCACCCGTTTCTCTGTAAAGATTCTACAATCAAAGAACCATAA